The following coding sequences are from one Daphnia pulex isolate KAP4 chromosome 11, ASM2113471v1 window:
- the LOC124207456 gene encoding protein croquemort-like isoform X1, with protein MKEWFHHGEYQVSISNMGCCGPVFWGITGLAGAIIAATLAIGLPFLVNYLVDEQFKLYPGTQMYEFWEVSPVPMYIYMYLYNVTNAEDVINFKAKPILQQVGPYTYTEVHERVNIEMHDHNYTLKFQQKRWWQFVEERSNGSLEDQITTVNVPLLSAAYSNRFSRKLIKDNLNSFIDESNSTVFITKTADEFIFKGYSDPFLDAQAQLPPGLLDIPSYDKFGWFYGRNGSESFDGVFNIFTGVDDISKLDVMDMWNFTRQTKYYESYCGMVNGSFGEGWPPRRERTSISMYSSDLCRSITMDYTEDVEKNGVTFYRFAGTRKMFASVEEDPDNWCFCSGGTCNPSGVTNSTTCRYGSPAFVSFPHYYEADTFFQNQVEGLNPQKDLHQFHVDLEPRTATPLKVAARFQINILMQSIPGIDVVEDVREVYMPVIWFGVEADLSDKLLGLIHFMLIGPYIGCFFFFLMFVTCIIVVAKSAVKYSKMRKEVPPVHPEEEGDRSKEEDLEKSEPIQKTNT; from the exons TTTCAATCAGCAACATGGGTTGTTGTGGGCCAGTCTTTTGGGGCATCACCGGATTAGCGGGCGCTATCATAGCGGCTACGCTAGCCATCGGTCTACCTTTTCTCGTCAACTACTTGGTCGATGAG CAATTTAAATTGTATCCTGGCACGCAAATGTACGAATTTTGGGAGGTGTCGCCCGTGCCGATGTACATTTACATGTATTTATACAATGTCACCAATGCAGAAGACGTCATTAACTTCAAAGCTAAACCGATCCTTCAACAAGTTGGACCTTACACTTACAC GGAGGTGCACGAACGCGTCAACATAGAGATGCACGATCACAATTACACGCTGAAATTCCAGCAGAAGCGATGGTGGCAGTTTGTGGAGGAGCGGAGCAACGGTTCTCTGGAAGACCAAATCACCACTGTGAACGTTCCTCTTTTG AGCGCCGCGTACAGCAATCGATTCTCTCGAAAATTAATCAAGGACAACTTGAATTCCTTTATCGATGAATCCAACAGTACCGTGTTCATCACAAAAACGGCCGACGAGTTCATTTTCAAGGGCTACTCGGATCCCTTTCTGGACGCACAAGCGCAGTTGCCGCCAGGATTGCTTGACATCCCATCGTACGACAAGTTCGGCTGGTTCTATGGA CGTAACGGGTCGGAGTCATTTGATGGCGTCTTCAATATATTCACCGGTGTCGATGACATCAGCAAACTCGACGTAATGGACATGTGGAACTTCACCCGACAGACCAA GTATTACGAATCCTATTGCGGAATGGTTAACGGCTCGTTTGGCGAAGGATGGCCGCCCAGAAGAGAACGCACCAGCATCTCGATGTACTCCTCTGATCTTTGCCG GTCGATTACCATGGACTACACGGAAGATGTTGAAAAAAATGGCGTGACGTTTTATCGCTTTGCCGGAACGAGGAAAATGTTTGCCAGCGTCGAAGAAGATCCGGACAACTGGTGTTTTTGTTCGGGCGGCACCTGCAATCCTTCGGGTGTCACCAACTCGACGACTTGTCGCTACGGATCGCCGGCATTCGTCTCTTTCCCTCACTATTACGAGGCCGACACCTTCTTCCAAAATCAGGTGGAAGGATTGAATCCGCAAAAGGATCTACATCAATTTCACGTCGATCTTGAACCG CGCACTGCTACTCCGTTAAAGGTGGCGGCTCGTTTTCAAATCAACATTCTGATGCAATCTATACCTGGCATTGA TGTCGTCGAAGATGTCCGGGAGGTGTACATGCCAGTGATCTGGTTCGGTGTGGAGGCTGATTTAAGCGACAAACTTTTGGGATTGATCCATTTCATGCTAATAGGACCCTACATTGgatgcttcttctttttcctgatGTTCGTTACCTGCATAATTGTGGTCGCAAAAAGTGCAGTCAAGTATTCCAAGATGAGAAAGGAAGTTCCGCCAGTACATCCGGAGGAAGAAGGTGATCgatcgaaagaagaagaccttGAAAAATCCGAACccattcaaaaaacaaatacgtaa
- the LOC124207456 gene encoding protein peste-like isoform X2, with translation MGCCGPVFWGITGLAGAIIAATLAIGLPFLVNYLVDEQFKLYPGTQMYEFWEVSPVPMYIYMYLYNVTNAEDVINFKAKPILQQVGPYTYTEVHERVNIEMHDHNYTLKFQQKRWWQFVEERSNGSLEDQITTVNVPLLSAAYSNRFSRKLIKDNLNSFIDESNSTVFITKTADEFIFKGYSDPFLDAQAQLPPGLLDIPSYDKFGWFYGRNGSESFDGVFNIFTGVDDISKLDVMDMWNFTRQTKYYESYCGMVNGSFGEGWPPRRERTSISMYSSDLCRSITMDYTEDVEKNGVTFYRFAGTRKMFASVEEDPDNWCFCSGGTCNPSGVTNSTTCRYGSPAFVSFPHYYEADTFFQNQVEGLNPQKDLHQFHVDLEPRTATPLKVAARFQINILMQSIPGIDVVEDVREVYMPVIWFGVEADLSDKLLGLIHFMLIGPYIGCFFFFLMFVTCIIVVAKSAVKYSKMRKEVPPVHPEEEGDRSKEEDLEKSEPIQKTNT, from the exons ATGGGTTGTTGTGGGCCAGTCTTTTGGGGCATCACCGGATTAGCGGGCGCTATCATAGCGGCTACGCTAGCCATCGGTCTACCTTTTCTCGTCAACTACTTGGTCGATGAG CAATTTAAATTGTATCCTGGCACGCAAATGTACGAATTTTGGGAGGTGTCGCCCGTGCCGATGTACATTTACATGTATTTATACAATGTCACCAATGCAGAAGACGTCATTAACTTCAAAGCTAAACCGATCCTTCAACAAGTTGGACCTTACACTTACAC GGAGGTGCACGAACGCGTCAACATAGAGATGCACGATCACAATTACACGCTGAAATTCCAGCAGAAGCGATGGTGGCAGTTTGTGGAGGAGCGGAGCAACGGTTCTCTGGAAGACCAAATCACCACTGTGAACGTTCCTCTTTTG AGCGCCGCGTACAGCAATCGATTCTCTCGAAAATTAATCAAGGACAACTTGAATTCCTTTATCGATGAATCCAACAGTACCGTGTTCATCACAAAAACGGCCGACGAGTTCATTTTCAAGGGCTACTCGGATCCCTTTCTGGACGCACAAGCGCAGTTGCCGCCAGGATTGCTTGACATCCCATCGTACGACAAGTTCGGCTGGTTCTATGGA CGTAACGGGTCGGAGTCATTTGATGGCGTCTTCAATATATTCACCGGTGTCGATGACATCAGCAAACTCGACGTAATGGACATGTGGAACTTCACCCGACAGACCAA GTATTACGAATCCTATTGCGGAATGGTTAACGGCTCGTTTGGCGAAGGATGGCCGCCCAGAAGAGAACGCACCAGCATCTCGATGTACTCCTCTGATCTTTGCCG GTCGATTACCATGGACTACACGGAAGATGTTGAAAAAAATGGCGTGACGTTTTATCGCTTTGCCGGAACGAGGAAAATGTTTGCCAGCGTCGAAGAAGATCCGGACAACTGGTGTTTTTGTTCGGGCGGCACCTGCAATCCTTCGGGTGTCACCAACTCGACGACTTGTCGCTACGGATCGCCGGCATTCGTCTCTTTCCCTCACTATTACGAGGCCGACACCTTCTTCCAAAATCAGGTGGAAGGATTGAATCCGCAAAAGGATCTACATCAATTTCACGTCGATCTTGAACCG CGCACTGCTACTCCGTTAAAGGTGGCGGCTCGTTTTCAAATCAACATTCTGATGCAATCTATACCTGGCATTGA TGTCGTCGAAGATGTCCGGGAGGTGTACATGCCAGTGATCTGGTTCGGTGTGGAGGCTGATTTAAGCGACAAACTTTTGGGATTGATCCATTTCATGCTAATAGGACCCTACATTGgatgcttcttctttttcctgatGTTCGTTACCTGCATAATTGTGGTCGCAAAAAGTGCAGTCAAGTATTCCAAGATGAGAAAGGAAGTTCCGCCAGTACATCCGGAGGAAGAAGGTGATCgatcgaaagaagaagaccttGAAAAATCCGAACccattcaaaaaacaaatacgtaa